Proteins from a genomic interval of Danio rerio strain Tuebingen ecotype United States chromosome 4, GRCz12tu, whole genome shotgun sequence:
- the znf1117 gene encoding zinc finger protein 1117 (The RefSeq protein has 6 substitutions compared to this genomic sequence), with protein sequence MAFIKEESEDVKIKETFTVKQEDLQEQTDLIEENKGSKEEEHHVKIEEKTHLQTDGILKKRDENRFTCTQCGKNFGRKGDLKIHMRIHTGEKPYICTQCGKSFSISSNLNQHMRIHTGEKPFTCTQCGKSFSQSSHLNYHMMIHAGEKPSTCSQCGKSFSCLSHLNKHMRIHTGEKPFSCTQCGKSFRHSLFLKQHMRIHSGEKPFTCTLCGKSFSQSSSLNHHMRIHTGEKPFTCTQCRKSFRRSSSLKEHMRIHTGEKPFTCTRCGKSFIQSSQLNRHMRIHTGEKPFTCT encoded by the coding sequence atctaATTGAAGAGAATAAGGGGAGTAAAgaagaggaacatcatgtcaaaattgaggaaaaaactcatttacagactgatggtattttgaaaaaaagagacgaaaatcgtttcacctgcactcaatgTGGAAGGAATTTTGGAAGAAAAGgcgatcttaagattcacatgaggatccacactggagagaaaccatacatatgcactcagtgtgggaagagtttcagcatatcatcaaaccttaatcaacacatgaggatccacactggagagaaaccattcacatgcactcagtgtgggaaaagctttagccaatcatcacaccttaattaCCACATGATGATCCACGCTGGAGAGAAACCATCCACATGCTcacagtgtgggaagagtttcagttgCTTATctcaccttaataaacacatgaggatccacactggagagaaaccattctcatgcactcagtgtgggaagagtttcagacactcattatttcttaaacaacacatgaggatccacactggagagaaaccattcacatgcactctctgtgggaagagtttcagccaatcatcatcccttaatcaccacatgaggatccacactggagagaaaccatacacttgcactcagtgtaggaagaGTTTCAGACGCTCATCATCTCTTAAAGAACACATGAGAATCcactctggagagaaaccattcacatgcactcggtgtgggaagagtttcatacaATCATCACAACTTaaccgacacatgaggatccacactggagagaaaccattcacttgcacctAA